A stretch of the Photobacterium toruni genome encodes the following:
- a CDS encoding c-type cytochrome, with amino-acid sequence MKKLVLVFSLVVSYSAWAQGDVDAGKLKAAACVACHGNDGNAIVAQYPKLAGQHAAYLTKQLADYKLAVTSNGTQGRSNAVMAGMAAGLSATDMADLGAYFSSLPISGNTTPENVIAIAEPLYRFGDPERGIAACISCHGPRGNGTSLSGFPKISGQNAAYIQLQLQAFRSSARNNDLNAMMRSVAAKLNDNEISALSAYVGGLH; translated from the coding sequence ATGAAAAAATTAGTCTTAGTATTCAGCCTTGTTGTGAGTTATTCGGCTTGGGCGCAAGGTGATGTTGATGCGGGTAAATTAAAAGCGGCTGCCTGTGTTGCGTGTCACGGTAATGATGGCAATGCGATTGTGGCACAGTATCCTAAATTGGCAGGGCAACATGCTGCTTATTTAACAAAGCAACTTGCTGACTATAAATTAGCCGTCACCAGTAACGGTACTCAAGGCCGCAGTAATGCTGTAATGGCGGGTATGGCTGCTGGGCTCTCTGCTACCGATATGGCAGATCTCGGTGCTTATTTTTCCTCTTTGCCTATATCTGGTAATACTACCCCTGAAAATGTGATTGCGATTGCAGAACCGTTATACCGTTTTGGTGATCCTGAGCGAGGCATTGCTGCATGTATCAGTTGTCATGGTCCGCGAGGTAATGGTACCAGTTTATCCGGTTTTCCTAAAATATCGGGTCAAAATGCGGCATATATTCAATTACAATTACAAGCATTCCGTTCAAGTGCGCGCAATAACGATCTTAATGCCATGATGCGTTCTGTCGCGGCTAAGCTCAATGATAATGAAATTAGTGCACTTTCAGCTTATGTTGGCGGGTTACATTAA
- the yihA gene encoding ribosome biogenesis GTP-binding protein YihA/YsxC, translating into MNQPLNYRNTSFITSAPDIRHLPQDIGVEIAFAGRSNAGKSSALNRLTDQKGLARTSKTPGRTQLINMFEVISGCNLIDLPGYGFAQVPLELKLKWQKALGEYLQRRECLQGLVVLMDIRHPMKDLDQQMINWAIESSLPVLVLLTKADKLKSGARKAQVLKIREMSKEFGGNVQVEAFSSLKGIGVDQVRRKLDEWYAPELERQRVLAADDSDVFNLPSAE; encoded by the coding sequence GTGAATCAACCTCTCAACTATAGAAATACCAGTTTTATTACAAGTGCACCGGATATTCGTCACTTGCCACAAGATATCGGCGTTGAGATCGCATTTGCTGGTCGCTCCAATGCCGGTAAATCAAGTGCGCTAAATCGCCTAACGGATCAAAAAGGTTTGGCACGTACTTCCAAAACCCCTGGCCGTACCCAATTAATCAATATGTTTGAAGTCATTAGTGGCTGTAACTTGATTGACTTACCTGGCTACGGTTTTGCTCAAGTACCACTTGAACTTAAACTAAAATGGCAAAAAGCATTAGGTGAATACCTACAACGCCGTGAATGTTTACAAGGTTTAGTGGTACTGATGGATATTCGTCACCCAATGAAAGATCTTGACCAACAAATGATCAATTGGGCAATTGAAAGCAGTTTGCCAGTCTTAGTACTGCTGACTAAAGCCGACAAATTAAAAAGCGGAGCGCGTAAAGCACAAGTATTAAAAATCCGTGAGATGTCGAAAGAATTTGGCGGTAACGTTCAGGTTGAAGCTTTCTCTTCATTGAAAGGGATTGGCGTTGATCAAGTTCGTCGTAAACTTGATGAATGGTATGCACCAGAATTAGAACGTCAACGTGTACTTGCCGCTGACGATAGTGATGTTTTTAATCTACCCTCTGCTGAATAA